In the genome of Oncorhynchus clarkii lewisi isolate Uvic-CL-2024 chromosome 22, UVic_Ocla_1.0, whole genome shotgun sequence, one region contains:
- the LOC139380962 gene encoding interferon-inducible double-stranded RNA-dependent protein kinase activator A homolog: protein MSQDGFQPTLIRTTHTNNTSSSIQQPQAPCPGKTPIQVLHEYGTKIGNLPVYVMEKAEGEAHQPSFIFNVTIGDMSCTGQGASKKAAKHQAAESALNLLEIDPGTPLHIKKESNGNPAKPNDQPNSVGKLQELALQWGWRLPEYTVFTEAGPPHKREFTVTCRMESLTETATGNSKKVAKKAGAEKMLAKLQNVSGCPEITWIPKPGVRLENLRNSSAEKMSLLRRNPLSIPNTDYIQMMLELSQEQGFEVTYFDIDELTVNGQYQCLAELSTSPVTVCHGTGISCGNAHNDAAHNALQYVKIMASIK, encoded by the exons ATGTCTCAAGACGGATTTCAACCTACACTTATAAGGACCACGCACACTAACAACACGAG CTCGAGTATTCAACAACCACAGGCACCGTGCCCTGGTAAAACACCCATACAAGTTCTACATGAATATGGAACAAAAATTGGTAACCTTCCCGTGTACGTGATGGAAAAGGCCGAAGGGGAGGCGCACCAACCCAGCTTCATCTTCAACGTTACAATAGGAGATATGTCCTGCACAG GTCAAGGAGCCAGTAAAAAAGCCGCCAAACACCAAGCCGCTGAGTCTGCCCTGAACCTTCTGGAAATAGACCCCGGAACACC CCTTCACAtaaagaaggagagtaatggcaACCCAGCAAAGCCTAACGACCAACCCAACTCAGTGGGGAAACTGCAG GAGCTGGCCCTGCAGTGGGGGTGGCGCCTCCCAGAATACACCGTTTTCACAGAGGCAGGCCCACCTCACAAGAGAGAGTTCACTGTTACCTGCAGAATGGAGTCGCTCACAGAGACTG CGACGGGAAATTCCAAGAAGGTGGCTAAAAAGGCAGGTGCTGAGAAGATGTTAGCAAAACTTCAAAATGTGTCTGGTTGTCCTGAAATCACATGG ATCCCAAAGCCCGGTGTCCGATTGGAGAACTTGCGTAACTCCTCGGCAGAGAAGATGTCTCTCCTAAGAAGGAACCCACTCAGTATTCCCAACACAGACTACATCCAGATGATGCTGGAGCTGTCCCAAGAGCAGGGCTTTGAAGTCACATACTTTGACATTG ATGAGCTGACAGTGAACGGGCAGTACCAGTGCTTGGCAGAGCTGTCCACCTCACCTGTCACCGTATGTCACGGCACAGGCATCTCCTGCGGCAACGCACATAACGACGCCGCACACAACGCTCTCCAGTACGTCAAGATCATGGCTTCCATCAAATGA